Genomic window (Salvelinus sp. IW2-2015 unplaced genomic scaffold, ASM291031v2 Un_scaffold3426, whole genome shotgun sequence):
TACTGATATCATGGACATGAATGGTTTAAGAACATTCCAAGGAAACATGTTTCTATATTTACAACTTAAGTCAGCTATGCTGGCCTATGGAGTCCTTTGGGAAACCCAGCTACTGAAACCtccaatgatgggatttataaataagTTATCTGGGCTCCtgaaaggagtgcactataatatataaacaacttttggaaagctcatattctgagctagccattaaaaaagtATGGTCTACAGATCTACttgaatctgaacaaccctttaactcgaacagaatatggaaaaaaatatgaccttggcattCTGTAATCCGAACCACCAGTTGGTGGTACATTTGAAGTTTGAAGTTGACTGTAGTTTGAAGTTTGTTCATtgactgtatttaacaccaaggaaacaTTTTACGATGATATTGGCCCCAATGCGcaactgttcactgtgtcccctaaatcaggtaggcacattctTTCATATGATGTGGGTGTGCTCTGCAGATAAATGCCTTTTTTCCCCCCCTGAAGTGCATGCATTTAAATATTCAATGCTTTCCTTTAATTATGTTACTTAACAATTATAGccccttgaatctctcaatcaatcagagaaGATCACTGCTGGAAGGCAGCACTGCAGCTGAAAGATGATTGGCTCTAAGATGGCGaccacctcactctctcccattCAACCAKTGGATACAGYTACTATTAGAAGTTAAAACACTAGAATGATCCACAACAAGAAGGAATGCTGCTAGTCAAGGAACAATTGAGGATGAGGGCGGGTGGATGGGGACTGGGTTATCTTTGTATGcatttatttgattgtttttgtacTTGTAACCTCCccctgaaaaaaatgaaaaaaagacaaaactgaATAATAAGTTGGTCACAAAAGAAAAGAGATTTGGTTCTCTTGGCGTAACGCCTAAGGTTATGGGWTGAGTCCCAGTCAGGGCTATTCCCCGAAGTCGCCATATACTGTACCTCAAACATATTTCTCAGACATACTCTTTAGTATCAGATGTTTAAAACGGTAAGCCGCTAAGAATNtcctgttttgtgttgtaggGTATTCTGGCCTATTCTACATTATCCCAGCGACATCAACACCCTGATCAACTCTTCAGTTTCGCCCGTGGGTTTCTACGGCCTCACAGCTCTCGCTCTCATCGTCATGCGCTTACCAGGAAGGATCTCGAGCAAGGTAAGACTAGATTCACATTGCCATACATCCAAGTCCTGTTCATCTCTTGGCTATTGGAAGAACATAGTTACAACCATCATGTTGagctcatggatggtcagtccttgtatccattaGCTCTGTCTATAAattagagtggttacatttctccagccacatcccTCAGCTGGTTACCACAGCAAGTGGGGTGGWAACCGCTTTGATGTTTGTCTGAATCCCAGAGTCCCTTAAACCTGTTTTTAGAGCAATACTGTCCCAGAATCCCTCCTGTGAGACTGACAAGTGGTTATGTCCTGGTTGTCCCCCAACAGTGTCCCATGCCCATAGCAGTGCTGGTGGTGATAGTGTCCTGCTACCTGGTCCTAGCACCTATCATAGACAAGCCAGAGCTGGAGTATCTCTACTGTACCATCTTCATCCTCAGCGGTCTGCTGCTCTACTTCCCCTTCGTACACCGCAAGTTCAGCTGGACACGCAGGGTCATGAGTGAGTCACTACCCACCGCTCAGAGTTGTTGACACTGGAGTGTTRGAGAGAGCCTTTATCCCAAAATGGACCcttattccctttgtagtgcacttgAAGACAACACtccctgtgtcccaaatagcatcctattccctgtgtagtgcactaccctatgggccctggtgaaaggtagtgcactataatatagggtatagggtgccatttgggaagcagacactATTATCTTCTGCAACTTGGGTCTTTTTTATGTATCAAAAGGTTTTATTCCTCAGTGAGGGTAGTGGAGCTCTTCCCCTTTAGATAATTCCAGTCATTGTGGAGTTCAACTCAGAAGGTCACAGAGCCTATAGATCATGCTGTGATTGGGCTGATGTCACCTTTATTAACCTTTTTATTAAGGTTATTTATTTATCATGAACCTTTTAATTAGCCTGATTGGTCCAATCTGACCTTTaacctctcccctcccctgcAGGGCCAATCACCATGTACCTCCAGCTGCTGATGGAGGTCGTTCCTCCTGAGAACAACGAATAGAGGAAGATAATAAACAGCCTGAACTGACTAATGTGGACAAATGTCTtttactgcgtcccaaatggtaccctattccctctgTGGTGCACTATAGgccccagtcaaaagtagtgcactacatagggaatagggtgccatttgagacacaggccTTAGAAAACACAGACTGTCTCATAATGAAGGTACTGTCTCATAATGAAGGTACTGTACTGTCTCATAATGAAGGTACTGTCTCATAATGAAGGTCCTGTACTGTCTCATAATGAAGGTACTGTCTCATAATGAAGGTACTGTCTCATAATGAAGGTACTGTACTGTCTCATAATGAGGTACTGCTACTGTCTCATAATGAAGGTACTGTCTCATAATGAAGGTACTGTCTGCGTCTCATAATTAAAGGTACTGTACTGTCTCATAATGAAAGCGTACTGTATCTCATAATGAAGGTTACTGTCTCATAATGAAGGTACTGTCGTCATTAATGAAGGTACTGTACTGTCTCATAATGAAGGTACTGTCTCATAATTGAAGGTACTGGTAATGTCTCATAATGAAGGTATGATGTCGTCTCATAATGAAGGTACTTGTCTCATAATGAAGGTACTGTTAATGTCTCATTAATGAAGGTAATGTCTCATAATGAAGGTAATGTCTCATAATGAAGGTTATGTACTGTGTCATAATGCTGGAAATGCTGGaatcctgtctgtttctctcccttgAGACTATCGCCAATGGTTTACATAATGCCCCTCTGTGTTTAAACCTGCTTAGGAGGACATATTTGCTTTAGACACTATATATTGAAGACACAGAGGCTCGCTTGTCAAGTTGCAGCAGCTGATAATGAAGGTACTGTATCAATGAGACTGGCTCTGCTTGGCAGGTTGCAGCAGCGATAATGAAGGTACTGTATCATAATGAGACAGTGGCTCTGCTTGCAGTTGCAGCAGCTGATAATGAGGTACTGTATCATAATGAGACAGTGCTCTGCTTGGCAGGTTGGCAGCAGCCGTCTACATGATCTGGATCCCAAACTAATTGACTGGATACAGGAGGTCAATGCCTGCGTCTCAAATCACACCCTGTGGCCCTAGGGAATGGGGCGCCATTTGAAACGTTGACAATATGCTGTTCTTGTACATGActagagagacataagagaccaaaattgtcattatttttttacttttatttgtcCTCGACATTGTTTAAAATCCCTCATGTTTGCCCTTTGCTTCACAGCTCACATCTATATCTTATCTAGTCTTATGTATCTACTATGTCTAATCTATGGTCTATATATGTCTTATATCTATATCTATGGTTTCTATATTATCTATATCTATGGTTTCTATATTATCTATATCTATGGTTTTAATAGTTATTTGACAAGTTAAAAGACATATTTGTCCGCTGTCTTCTATCTCGTCCACCAGCGGCCAGTTGAACCTGGGGACACAGTTCATCTTATACGGCCTACTGGGTGATGTCATCGTGTCACTCTAAACTGAATGTAGATTTAATACTACTGAATTCAACGTTTCAAAACCTCTTCTCTTCTTGGACTTGAAAAGGAGATAGTGAGTTGTTGTGGTTGTGAATAAAACAGTTTACCCTTCAATTGTAATTTAATCCCACAAATCAATTCATTTGTCATCTTATAAAAAGTTTACAGTATCTGTTTGCCCAAAAAATACTAACCACAAAAATCAATCACTTTCCTGAACTCGAACCTTCACCCCACTTTAATCACCATCATGGACTGCGTTGATAGAGGCTTGGTAAGATCAGTCATCCACACAGTAGGTGGCGCAGTAACAGAACACACGAAAACACGCTTCTTCTTCTACGCCCTGACCTTCCTGCTCGTATGACGACACATCAAAACAATAACATTGACATTGTTGATGTGGACTTTGCTTCAGATAACATTATTGTAAATGAAAGAATAAAACGACCAAAGGATGAATACGGCTCTGAGACACTGGAAGGAGGCCGCGACGGTCATACTAGCTGCTGGTACGAGACATAAACTCCCTGTAGATAGTTTGACGAGGTGTGTCGATAAAGGCACCTCTGCACCTGCGATCAGTGGGCACTCCAACTTACCTGACAGGTTAGCCTTCGACTATGAAGTGTTGTTGTTGAAACGAAGCGGTACGAGTGGTTCATGCCGAATGCTTATGTCTTTCCCGGAGGTCTGGTGGATCCGGCAGATTTCTCAAGGGAATGGCTTGATCTTTTTGAATCTTTTCGGCGCTCACCGAATTTTGGACTCGGATTTGTGAACCAGCCGCCGGAGACGAGACCTCCTATCTTCGCCACTGACAGGAAGAACTGGGTTCTCCCGTTCCGGGGACGTCGCATTTAGAATCTGTGCCGTGAGCGTGAGGGAAACGTTTGAGGAGTCGGGTGTACTTCTAGTCATGCCTAAAGAGGAAGAGAGTACTTTACTTAACAGCATCGAGAACAACAGATACAGTCAGTCCGAATTAACCAGAATAACCGATCTCTGTGACAAGAGTGAATTGGCTAAATGGAGAGTGCTGGTAAACGAAAACCCCTCTAACTTCATCAGAATGTGCAGGGAGCTGGAGTGTCTACCTAACATCTGGGCTCTGCATGAATGGGGTAACTGGCTGACCCCTACTGGTGTGTACGGGAAACAGAGGAGGTACGACACGGCCTTCTACATTTGCTGCTTGCAAGAAACACCACCTCACACTGGaataaactttttcctttaacgagtccgatgagaaggatatcctgcttgacattaaaaactgtaacattttaTGTTTCACCAAGACGTGTCTGAACGAAGATGCGGACAATATAGAGCTCGCAGGATTTTCCATGTactggcagaacagagacgctggtaagacgagggttgtatgtgtctttttgtcaataacagctggtgtctaatattaaagaagtctcgagctattgctcgcctgaggtagagtaccttataataagctgtagaccacactatcaaaccaagagagttctcacctgtattattcgtagccgtctatttaccaccacaaaacgaaGCTGGCACGAAGACCGCTCTTATCCAACTCTATAAGGAATAAGAAAATACTCACGCAGAatcggcgctcctagtggccggggactttaatgcacgcaaacttaaatccgtttcccaaatttttaccagcatgtcacctgcaATCAGGGGGGAAAAATCCTacaccacttttactccacacacagagatgcatacaaagctctcccctgccctccatttggcaaatctgaccataattctatcctcctgattcctgcttacaagctaaaactaaagcaggaagtaccagtgactcgctcaatacggaagtggtcagatgacgcgaatgctacgctacaggactgttttgcagcRcagactggaatatgttccgggattcatccaatggcattgaggaatataccacctcagtcatcggcttcatcaataMgtgcatcgatgatgtcgtccacACAGTgtctgtacgtacatatcccaaccagaagccatggattacaggcaacagcatcgagctaaaggctagagctgccgctttcaaggagcgggagactaatccggaagcttataagaaatcccgctatgcccttcagacgaaccatcaaacaagcaaagcatcaatacaggactaagattgaatccaactacaccggctctgacgctcgtcggatgtggcagggcttgaaaactattacagactacaaagggaaacccagacgcgagctgcccagtgacgcatgctcgcttcgagtcgagcaacactgaagcatgcacgagagcaccagctgttctggatgactgtgtgataacgctctcggtagccgatgtgaacaaaacctttaaacaggtcaacattcaaagccgctgggccagacggattaccaggacgtgtactcaaagcatgcgcggaccaactgtcaagtgtctgcactgacattttcaacctctccctgaccgagtctgtaatacctacatgtttcaagcagaccatagtccctgtgcccaaggaagcgaaggtaacctgcctaaatgattaccgcctcGTGGCACTCANNNNNNNNNNNNNNNNNNNNNNNNNNNNNNNNNNNNNNNNNNNNNNNNNNNNNNNNNNNNNNNNNNNNNNNNNNNNNNNNNNNNNNNNNNNNNNNNNNNNNNNNNNNNNNNNNNNNNNNNNNNNNNNNNNNNNNNNNNNNNNNNNNNNNNNNNNNNNNNNNNNNNNNNNNNNNNNNNNNNNNNNNNNNNNNNNNNNNNNNNNNNNNNNNNNNNNNNNNNNNNNNNNNNNNNNNNNNNNNNNNNNNNNNNNNNNNNNNNNNNNNNNNNNNNNNNNNNNNNNNNNNNNNNNNNNNNNNNNNNNNNNNNNNNNNNNNNNNNNNNNNNNNNNNNNNNNNNNNNNNNNNNNNNNNNNNNNNNNNNNNNNNNNNNNNNNNNNNNNNNNNNNNNNNNNNNNNNNNNNNNNNNNNNNNNNNNNNNNNNNNNNNNNNNNNNNNNNNNNNNNNNNNNNNNNNNNNNNNNNNNNNNNNNNNNNNNNNNNNNNNNNNNNNNNNNNNNNNNNNNNNNNNNNNNNNNNNNNNNNNNNNNNNNNgtgtgtgtgtgtgtgtgtgtgtgtgtgtccgtcctccACTCACCAGGTGACGAGCTGTACCCAGAGGAGGGGTCATGTCAGATGGATGTGACCCTGAACACAGACCAGAGCCTTGATGAGCTACATCAGGGCTGCTCAGCACTGCACCGTATCGTAGCCTTGGACCCCTACACTGCTGCTGCCGTCATCACCATCACACCCAAATACAACCACCTGCTGCCCTTCCCCCGGTCCAGCCTGAGAACCAGCAGTCAGCTCTGAGAGACGGGCTGATCACCATCACACCCAAATACAACCACCTGCTGCCCTTCCCCCGGTCCAGCCTGAGAACCAGCAGTCAGCTCTGAGAGACGGGTTGacactcaaatggcaccctatttacaaTTACTTTTCAGCAGAGATACACAAAcatctggtcaacagtagtgcactatatagggaatagggtgccatagagctctggtctaaagtagtgcactatYtagggaatagggtgccatagYgctctggtctaaagtagtgcactatatagggaatagggctctggtctatagtagtgcactatatagggaatagggctctggtctaaagtagtgcactatatagggaatagggtgccatagggctctggtctaaagtagtgcactatatagggaatagggtgccatttgtgagtTGACccatgtattgtactgtacaggCTTGCTGCTAAGGTCTTGCTGCTGGTTTCCCTACTACTGTGTTCTGCTACCTGACaaagggctccagagtggcgcagtggtctaaggtattGCTGCTGGTTTCCCTACTACTGTGTTCTGCTACCTGACaaagggctccagagtggcgcagtggtctaaggcactgcatctcagtgctagaggtgtcactacagaccctggttcgattccaggctgtatcacaaccggccgtgactgggagtccaaTAAGCCGGAGCACAATTCATTGCCACAAttcaggccatcattgtaaataagaatttgttcataactgacttgccaagttaaacaaaggttaaataaaacatttattaaattctGTGACACTGGAAATTGATCTTGGTTTCAAATACCTCTcaatgtattatttttgtccataATTGTACGGCATTATTTAAATCGGGGTGTTTTGTATGAAATATTCTTTAGAACTATCACACCATtatacactgagtctacaaaacattaggaacacctgctctttccatgacagactgaccaggtgaatccaggtgaaagctatgatcccttattgatgtcacctgttaaattccacttcaatcagtgtagatgaagggaaggagacaggttaaagaaggatttttaagccttgagacaattgaaacatggattgtgtatgtgtgtcattcagagggtgaatggtgcaagacaaaatatttaaatgcctttgaacggggtattgtagttggtgccaggagcaccggtgtgaatgtgtcaagaactgcaaagctgctgggtttttcatgctcaacagtttcctgtgtgtatcaagaatggtccaccacccaaaggacatccagccaactggacaccaCTGTGGGTTTTTTTAATTTTTTWatttcacctttatttaaccaggtaggctagttgagaacaagttctcatttgcaactgcgacctggccaagataaagcatagcagtgtgaacagacaacacagagttcgAACATGGAGTaacaataacaagtcaataacatggtagaaaaaaagagaatctatatacaatgtgtgcaaaaggcatgaggtaggcaataaatgaATAATTAAATTTAGCAGATTAAAACTGGAGTGATaatatcagatgatcatgtgcaagaagagatactggtgtggcaNNNNNNNNNNNNNNNNNNNNNNNNNNNNNNNNNNNNNNNNNNNNNNNNNNNNNNNNNNNNNNNNNNNNNNNNNNNNNNNNNNNNNNNNNNNNNNNNNNNNNNNNNNNNNNNNNNNNNNNNNNNNNNNNNNNNNNNNNNNNNNNNNNNNNNNNNNNNNNNNNNNNNNNNNNNNNNNNNNNNNNNNNNNNNNNNNNNNNNNNNNNNNNNNNNNNNNNNNNNNNNNNNNNNNNNNNNNNNNNNNNNNNNNNNNNNNNNNNNNNNNNNNNNNNNNNNNNNNNNNNNNNNNNNNNNNNNNNNNNNNNNNNNNNNNNNNNNNNNNNNNNNNNNNNNNNNNNNNNNNNNNNNNNNNNNNNNNNNNNNNNNNNNNNNNNNNNNNNNNNNNNNNNNNNNNNNNNNNNNNNNNNNNNNNNNNNNNNNNNNNNNNNNNNNNNNNNNNNNNNNNNNNNNNNNNNNNNNNNNNNNNNNNNNNNNNNNNNNNNNNNNNNNNNNNNNNNNNNNNNNNNNNNNNNNNNNNNNNNNNNNNNNNNNNNNNNNNNNNNNNNNNNNNNNNNNNNNNNNNNNNNNNNNNNNNNNNNNNNNNNNNNNNNNNNNNNNNNNNNNNNNNNNNNNNNNNNNNNNNNNNNNNNNNNNNNNNNNNNNNNNNNNNNNNNNNNNNNNNNNNNNNNNNNNNNNNNNNNNNNNNNNNNNNNNNNNNNNNNNNNNNNNNNNNNNNNNNNNNNNNNNNNNNNNNNNNNNNNNNNNNNNNNNNNNNNNNNNNNNNNNNNNNNNNNNNNNNNNNNNNNNNNNNNNNNNNNNNNNNNNNNNNNNNNNNNNNNNNNNNNNNNNNNNNNNNNNNNNNNNNNNNNNNNNNNNNNNNNNNNNNNNNNNNNNNNNNNNNNNNNNNNNNNNNNNNNNNNNNNNNNNNNNNNNNNNNNNNNNNNNNNNNNNNNNNNNNNNNNNNNNNNNNNNNNNNNNNNNNNNNNNNNNNNNNNNNNNNNNNNNNNNNNNNNNNNNNNNNNNNNNNNNNNNNNNNNNNNNNNNNNNNNNNNNNNNNNNNNNNNNNNNNNNNNNNNNNNNNNNNNNNNNNNNNNNNNNNNNNNNNNNNNNNNNNNNNNNNNNNNNNNNNNNNNNNNNNNNNNNNNNNNNNNNNNNNNNNNNNNNNNNNNNNNNNAAGTAAAAAGAtattaaaaagatatatacatgggacacgacaggacaaagatGGTCTGACTTCTACGCCACTTGGATCTATAATGATCTCATGGGGAGAACAGGGCAGCCTGCTGTAGATGATCTAGCATGGGGAGAACAGGGCCCGCAGCActgctggtgtgtctgtgtgttagtgtgagaAGCTTGCCTGGTCTCTCTCACATGCAATGCTCATCCAGGGGCAGGATGATTTATCACAATGGGAGAACAGATGACTGCAGgcaatctctgtctctgtctctgcagctTATAattccagaagagagagaggtgtaaagGCTGTGCATTATTCATTACAAAAGATAACTCCCTGTGCATTTATTCATGTACAAAAGATAACTCCCTCCCTGTAAACATAGTGGATTCCTTTTCCCTCAGCTCGTAGGTGGAAGAGAAGCTGTTTCCGTTGGTTTGGCTGAATGTGTTATTTCGCTGTAGAAGTTTATGTCAGTGTTTCTTCAACTGGCCAACTTGTGATTGAGAAGAACTCCAAACAGTTCTAGTCCAGCCACACTTGATTCAACTAACTAAAggacttgatgattagttggagTTGTTGAATCAGCTGTGCTAGTGAGGCGGTTGAACAGAAAGTGTGTTAGTGGTACTTTGAAAAACCGAAGTTGAGTTAACACGTGTTTATTTTGTACTGTGTGGCTCTCTAATGGAACCAATGTTACCTTTACTTCCTCCCCTCCAGAGCCGTAGTCAGGACGGCTCAGGGGAGCCTTCACTTGCTAGCTCCAAGGCCAGTGCAATTTGATGGATGCTCTGGGTAATTCCCACATTTTGGGGATcttatctgctgccaatgacgaGTTAGTCTGAAATTCCACTGAGTAGTTGACATTTATTAAACTTGTACACTCATGTGAGTGTAGTCTGAATGACTAAATTAAAATAGCAGGCTTAATGGAGCAAAACGAGCGTGGCTCATCAGTTCCCATACATTCCTCCACCACAACAATTGCATCAAAAACAAAAAGTTAACTTACTACGTTATCCACACTCCACTTCAGTTTAAAAGCTATACCCCTACTTGACCACACCAGCATTCTGATCATTCCATTTGTGAATCCTGCCTCATATCTGaacttctgtgtctctctgccagGCGATCTGCTGCACCTTGGTGAACTGTACCTGCGATAGTTTCAAACCTGGAAACTGAAGAAAGAGGCTGTGTGAGCACTGCAAGCATTGGGATGGGTAGCGCACGTAAGCACAGAAGATTTCTACTTACTTTGACTTTAGTTTATCATTTCTTATGGGGTGGGGAGTGTTTCATTAATCATGTAGTGTGGTGGGGGGGGCTGTTTCTatattcatgtctgtgtgtggggggcCTGTTTTCTATATTCATGTCtgtgtggtgggggggctgtTTTCTATATTCAtgtctgtgtggtggtggggctgtTTCTATATtcatgtctgttgtgtgtgtgggggctgttttctaatattcatgtctgtgtgtggtgtgtgggggctgttttcctatatttcatgtctgtgtgtgtgtgtgggggctgttttctatatttatgtctgtgtgttgtgtggggggggctgTTTTCTAttattcatgtctgtgtgtggggtgcggtgggtgtcgtgtgtgtgtgtgggggggtggtttTCTATGATTTCAGGtctgtgttgtgtgggggggCTGTTTTGCTTATAGTGTCTTGTCTGTGTGGTGCTTCGCCTGTGTTTTCTTCTTTCTCACTCCTGGCGTCCTCCACCCCTCCGTCTTCCTGCAGCTCTGAGCAAGCTGAAGCTGCACCACATGTACCAGGGCAGCCAGGTGGAGATCGTCCACTCCAACGTGGTCTTTGACATCTGCAGCCTGATGCTCTACGGGACCCAGGCAATCCCGGTCAGACTAAAGAATTCCTGCTGGACAGGCTGTGTCCAGTGTCCAAACAGAAGAGGTCATCATCCTCAACGCATTGGACTGGACCCTACAGACTACATCCGAGGATACGTCCTACAGGTGGGGGGAGGCTCTTCTTTCTTACTTTAGgacgaggagaggggagagaaaggaggacaggagaggaggagagagaggaacacaggagagagggggagaaacaaAGCTTCTCTATAGGaacgctcctcttctcctcatcctcgtCTCTGGAGGTCTCCAGACTGATGGAGGGGAGATTTGTAAATATTATTTAGTTCCACGATTTTCCTCTCAAACTTGAGCTAGGC
Coding sequences:
- the nudt19 gene encoding LOW QUALITY PROTEIN: acyl-coenzyme A diphosphatase NUDT19 (The sequence of the model RefSeq protein was modified relative to this genomic sequence to represent the inferred CDS: inserted 3 bases in 2 codons); this encodes MNTALRHWKEAATVILAAGTRHKLPVDSLTRCVDKGTSAPAISGHSNLPDRLAFDYEVLLLKRSGTSXFMPNAYVFPGGLVDPADFSREWLDLFESFRRSPNFGLGFVNQPPETRPPIFATDRKNXGFSRSGDVAFRICAVSVRETFEESGVLLVMPKEEESTLLNSIENNRYSQSELTRITDLCDKSELAKWRVLVNENPSNFIRMCRELECLPNIWALHEWGNWLTPTGVYGKQRRYDTAFYICCLQETPPHTGTCLNEDADNIELAGFSMYWQNRDAVCVCVCVSVLHSPGDELYPEEGSCQMDVTLNTDQSLDELHQGCSALHRIVALDPYTAAAVITITPKYNHLLPFPRSSLRTSSQL
- the LOC112075828 gene encoding b(0,+)-type amino acid transporter 1, which encodes MPIAVLVVIVSCYLVLAPIIDKPELEYLYCTIFILSGLLLYFPFVHRKFSWTRRVMRPITMYLQLLMEVVPPENNE